From a single Ornithorhynchus anatinus isolate Pmale09 chromosome 15, mOrnAna1.pri.v4, whole genome shotgun sequence genomic region:
- the LOC114816897 gene encoding agouti-signaling protein, whose protein sequence is MRLEKETPNSGNPHSSTLCYPVLSCLLCPACSALPEIPGTPLRFSLMEPKPLVFGALLAWALCVVTYSHLTEEGNEQNPKNSLQNHDAMEPRASPPVSIVAMTKGYKKISRKEAEKAVATAKKKNKKKNPSPTKKALPKKAPRPSPPANCVATGARCRPPSGPCCDPCAFCHCRLFQTICFCRVLNPHC, encoded by the exons ATGCGGCTAGAAAAAGAGACACCCAACTCGGGGAACCCTCACTCCTCCACTCTGTGCTACCCTGTCCTGTCTTGCCTACTCTGCCCTGCTTGTTCTGCCCTGCCGGAGATCCCTGGAACCCCGCTGAG GTTCTCCCTGATGGAGCCGAAGCCTCTCGTCTTCGGGGCCCTCCTGGCCTGGGCGCTCTGCGTGGTCACCTACTCCCACCTGACGGAGGAGGGGAACGAGCAGAACCCCAAGAACAGCCTGCAGAACCACGATGCCATGGAGCCTCGGGCCTCGCCTCCCGTTTCCATCGTGG CTATGACCAAGGGGTACAAGAAGATCAGcaggaaagaggctgagaaggcgGTGGCCACTGCgaagaagaagaataagaagaagaacccCTCTCCCACG AAAAAGGCTTTACCGAAGAAGGCGCCCCGGCCTTCGCCCCCGGCTAACTGCGTGGCCACCGGGGCCAGGTGCAGGCCGCCGTCGGGACCGTGCTGTGACCCCTGCGCTTTCTGCCACTGCCGGCTCTTCCAGACCATCTGCTTCTGCCGCGTGCTCAATCCTCACTGCTAA